One Sinorhizobium sp. BG8 DNA window includes the following coding sequences:
- a CDS encoding aspartate aminotransferase family protein — MNAAQLSVKSDEYRIEEGKLSLIHDPVEGDNTKITLVRARGSHVWDDKGNRYLDCTSQAWSNNLGANDPRVVEAAIAQLREITHARPNFNTKPLLTLTSKLRDIAPGDLNRIGYALHGSLAVEMAIKLAFKNRPGAQNLIVLQDAYHGRSITTMAASWPHPNNPFLPIQPRFTRVPHPDPYRPRIGLDAETDVQLCLSLLEDTIDRGVDGGVAAIMMEPIMGNGGHIVLPVSYLKGVREICDRRGILLIWDEIQSCFGRTGKMFAADLYGIVPDIMTFGKGIGGGFPLAGIFASEKLAKFDSGEDALTFGSFPVAMAAAVATVDAIIADKLCDRAHELGEYATERLHEMAKRRKLIGDVRGPGLFVSIELVKDRETKEPARKAASEVYRRGVDRGVLFGESRYAGLGNLIKVKPPLDCSLEDMAHALDVLDEVLGTIEADGIA; from the coding sequence ATGAATGCCGCGCAACTATCTGTAAAATCGGACGAATACCGGATCGAAGAGGGAAAGCTCTCCCTTATCCATGATCCTGTCGAAGGAGATAACACCAAAATCACGCTGGTTCGGGCGCGCGGCTCTCATGTCTGGGACGACAAGGGAAATCGCTACCTCGATTGCACCTCCCAGGCCTGGTCGAACAATCTTGGCGCCAATGACCCCCGTGTCGTTGAGGCAGCCATCGCCCAGCTTCGGGAAATCACCCACGCTCGGCCGAACTTCAACACAAAGCCGTTGCTGACGCTGACCTCGAAGCTGCGTGATATCGCTCCTGGAGACCTCAATCGCATCGGCTACGCGCTTCATGGCAGCCTCGCCGTCGAAATGGCCATAAAGCTTGCCTTCAAGAACCGCCCCGGCGCGCAGAATCTGATCGTGCTGCAGGACGCCTACCACGGCCGCTCGATCACGACGATGGCCGCGAGCTGGCCTCACCCGAATAACCCGTTCCTGCCGATCCAGCCGCGCTTCACGCGCGTGCCGCACCCCGATCCCTATCGCCCGCGTATCGGGCTCGATGCCGAGACGGATGTGCAGCTCTGCCTTTCGCTGCTCGAAGATACGATCGATCGGGGTGTCGATGGCGGCGTTGCAGCGATCATGATGGAACCGATCATGGGCAACGGCGGCCACATCGTGCTGCCCGTTTCCTATCTCAAGGGCGTCAGGGAGATCTGCGACCGCCGCGGTATCCTGCTCATCTGGGACGAGATCCAGAGCTGCTTCGGCCGCACCGGCAAGATGTTTGCCGCTGATCTCTATGGCATCGTTCCCGACATCATGACCTTCGGCAAGGGCATCGGCGGCGGCTTCCCGCTGGCCGGCATCTTCGCCAGCGAAAAGCTCGCGAAGTTCGACTCTGGCGAGGACGCCCTGACCTTCGGTTCCTTCCCGGTCGCCATGGCGGCAGCGGTCGCCACGGTGGACGCGATCATCGCGGACAAGCTTTGCGACCGGGCGCACGAACTCGGCGAGTATGCCACCGAGCGCCTGCATGAAATGGCGAAGCGGCGCAAGCTGATCGGCGACGTCCGTGGCCCCGGTCTCTTCGTCTCGATCGAGCTGGTCAAGGATCGCGAGACCAAGGAGCCCGCCCGCAAGGCGGCGAGCGAAGTCTATCGCCGTGGTGTTGACCGCGGTGTCCTCTTCGGCGAGAGCCGGTACGCGGGGCTGGGAAATCTCATCAAGGTCAAGCCGCCGCTTGATTGCAGCCTGGAGGATATGGCCCACGCGCTCGACGTCCTGGACGAGGTGCTGGGCACGATCGAAGCGGACGGCATCGCCTGA
- a CDS encoding extracellular solute-binding protein — translation MLDKKFTRRSILAAGTTAALAMPFVRPSWAAPDKVRALMWEAYLLPDYITAFEETNKVKFVPTFFDGNSEAYNKLRVGGSKEFDLVQADGFWPQLYYREKLLRDVDYSKVPGAAGYLPEFQADAFKVLSDPATGKKIGFPFCWGAYGITYDAGKVAPEKTETLECMFNADYTGMLSTSSRFEENIALAALLVTERMGSRTKPRPDGKSFNPYVLTDEELAEVEKLLIQQKALLLTRYQDNPTLFQLLQSGAVVAATEFAQVFRQLLTAESQGAPAVDFRHALKMKEGGLGWVDTWLVTSGVEDGPKLDLCCSFIDMMISAPVMKKIGEVAGCSTTVDLRSISTEDERKLFLMDRSSEIADLFMFDQPSSPEKWERVWSNVQAA, via the coding sequence ATGCTCGACAAGAAATTTACACGCCGATCCATCCTGGCCGCCGGGACCACGGCGGCGCTCGCCATGCCGTTCGTTCGGCCCTCCTGGGCTGCGCCCGACAAGGTGCGGGCCCTCATGTGGGAAGCCTATCTTCTTCCCGACTACATCACCGCCTTCGAGGAGACCAACAAGGTCAAGTTCGTTCCGACCTTCTTTGACGGCAACTCCGAGGCCTACAACAAGCTGCGTGTCGGTGGTTCGAAGGAATTCGATCTCGTGCAGGCTGACGGCTTCTGGCCGCAGCTCTACTACCGGGAAAAATTGCTGCGTGACGTGGACTATTCGAAGGTTCCGGGTGCGGCCGGCTATCTGCCGGAGTTCCAGGCCGACGCCTTCAAGGTTCTTTCCGATCCTGCCACCGGCAAGAAGATCGGCTTTCCCTTCTGCTGGGGCGCCTATGGCATTACCTACGACGCCGGCAAGGTCGCACCCGAAAAAACCGAGACGCTCGAATGCATGTTCAATGCCGATTACACCGGCATGCTTTCGACGAGCTCCCGCTTCGAGGAGAACATTGCGCTCGCCGCACTTCTCGTCACCGAACGCATGGGCAGCCGCACAAAGCCGCGTCCTGACGGCAAGTCCTTCAATCCCTACGTCCTGACGGATGAGGAGCTGGCCGAGGTGGAGAAGCTGCTGATCCAGCAGAAGGCACTGCTGCTGACCCGCTACCAGGACAATCCGACCCTGTTCCAGCTCCTCCAGAGCGGCGCCGTCGTAGCCGCCACCGAATTCGCGCAGGTCTTCCGCCAACTGCTGACTGCCGAAAGCCAGGGCGCACCGGCCGTCGACTTCCGCCATGCGCTGAAGATGAAGGAGGGAGGGCTCGGCTGGGTCGATACCTGGCTCGTAACCTCGGGCGTCGAGGACGGCCCGAAGCTCGACCTTTGCTGCAGCTTCATCGACATGATGATCTCTGCACCGGTTATGAAGAAGATCGGCGAAGTGGCGGGTTGCTCGACCACGGTCGATCTGCGCTCCATCTCGACCGAAGACGAGCGCAAGCTCTTCCTCATGGACCGCTCGAGCGAGATTGCCGACCTCTTCATGTTCGATCAGCCGTCCTCGCCCGAGAAGTGGGAACGTGTATGGTCGAACGTGCAGGCGGCCTGA
- a CDS encoding ABC transporter permease subunit, with translation MTPNFSDTVIKWSLAIFVVVVFAFLYMPIVHILFASLSSRPNFPYPPEFNMASYVRLSTNTVYQSAFLNSLLLASCTAVLSTVLGFLATVGVLRFGGKRALFYAIFFAAPLFVSEILLGISSMALYYLLFELQGNMLTAIIANTVHCFSFCFLIMAAMLYKYDWRMNEAAIVCGASPLRSFMEVMLPITWPGIMGSLITAFVLSLNGLDVSFYLLGATPTMPSVAWGALRYGVKPELYALSTLINLVVFLLVLGLLISIKLKQKAGRG, from the coding sequence ATGACCCCGAATTTCTCCGACACCGTGATCAAGTGGTCGCTGGCGATCTTTGTCGTCGTCGTCTTCGCCTTCCTCTACATGCCGATCGTGCATATCCTGTTCGCCTCGCTTTCCAGCCGGCCGAACTTTCCCTATCCGCCGGAATTCAACATGGCGAGCTATGTGCGGCTCTCCACCAACACCGTCTATCAGAGCGCATTCCTGAACAGCCTGCTGCTTGCCTCCTGCACGGCGGTGCTGTCCACAGTGCTCGGCTTTCTTGCGACCGTGGGCGTACTGCGGTTCGGTGGGAAGCGGGCGCTTTTCTACGCCATCTTCTTTGCGGCACCGCTGTTCGTCTCGGAAATCCTGCTCGGCATTTCGAGCATGGCGCTCTACTACCTGCTCTTCGAATTGCAGGGCAACATGTTGACGGCGATCATCGCCAACACCGTGCATTGCTTCAGCTTCTGCTTCCTCATCATGGCGGCGATGCTTTACAAATACGACTGGCGGATGAACGAGGCGGCCATCGTTTGCGGGGCTTCGCCGCTGCGCTCCTTCATGGAGGTGATGCTACCCATCACGTGGCCGGGCATCATGGGCAGCCTGATCACCGCATTCGTGCTGTCGCTCAACGGCCTCGACGTGTCCTTCTATCTTTTGGGCGCGACGCCAACCATGCCTTCGGTCGCGTGGGGCGCGCTGCGCTACGGTGTCAAGCCGGAGCTCTATGCGCTCTCGACGCTGATCAATCTCGTCGTATTCCTGCTGGTGCTTGGCCTGCTGATTTCGATCAAGCTCAAGCAGAAGGCGGGCAGGGGATAA
- a CDS encoding ABC transporter permease, with amino-acid sequence MQNETMHRRLMLDIPSGFLLLFFVLPLIALVVLSFWQTENYKIVREWTLMNYGTLATESAYITFFLRSLAMAVGVAVALVTIAWPIAYFIVRYGGRYRIIFSLLLVIPFLSGEVLRLIALQGMLGPAGLVNGALIRMGAAPLRMIMYSNAASFIAFLYLYLPLVVTTIYLSLINFDFRLAHAASACGANRFKVFTEVVWPLNLSGTIVGFMLAFIPTLSASLVPRFLGGLNGTLYGMSMAQQFGESGTWALGAAMGVVLFLFSAVALAILSFGVDLRRTGFTGLGRQ; translated from the coding sequence ATGCAGAACGAGACAATGCATCGCCGCCTTATGCTCGATATCCCGAGCGGCTTTCTTCTGCTCTTCTTCGTCCTCCCGTTGATCGCACTGGTAGTGCTCAGCTTCTGGCAAACGGAGAATTACAAGATCGTTCGCGAATGGACGCTGATGAACTATGGGACCCTGGCAACCGAAAGCGCCTACATCACCTTCTTCCTGCGGTCGCTCGCGATGGCGGTAGGTGTTGCTGTGGCACTGGTGACCATCGCCTGGCCGATCGCCTATTTCATCGTCCGCTATGGCGGACGCTACCGCATCATTTTCTCGCTGCTGCTGGTGATCCCTTTCCTCTCTGGCGAGGTACTGCGTCTCATCGCGCTCCAGGGAATGCTCGGGCCGGCGGGGCTCGTGAACGGAGCCCTCATCCGCATGGGGGCGGCTCCGCTCAGGATGATCATGTATTCCAACGCAGCGTCCTTCATCGCCTTTCTCTACCTCTACCTGCCGTTGGTGGTGACGACGATCTATCTGTCCTTGATAAACTTCGATTTTCGTCTGGCGCATGCCGCGAGCGCCTGCGGGGCGAACCGCTTCAAGGTGTTTACGGAGGTGGTTTGGCCGCTCAATCTGTCGGGCACGATTGTCGGCTTCATGCTGGCCTTCATCCCGACGCTTTCCGCCTCGCTGGTGCCGCGGTTCCTCGGGGGCTTGAACGGCACGCTCTACGGCATGTCGATGGCACAGCAGTTCGGGGAGTCAGGGACCTGGGCGCTCGGTGCCGCCATGGGCGTTGTGCTCTTCCTGTTTTCGGCGGTGGCGCTTGCCATCCTGAGCTTCGGCGTCGACCTGCGCCGGACGGGCTTTACCGGGCTGGGGAGGCAGTGA
- a CDS encoding ABC transporter ATP-binding protein, with translation MSQSGSYIRIDNVSRRYGAVRALDSVSLDIAKVEFIAILGPSGSGKSTLLRLISGLDRPTEGRIHFEGKDVTELPPHKRGIGMVFQEFLLFPHRTVRENLAFPLSMRKEPQAVIDERLEWVAGVLSLTTLLDRYPSQLSGGQQQRVALGRGLVARPTLLLLDEPLANLDRELRQEMEIEIRRYQKQLGIPFIYVTHNQEEALSMSDRIAVINNGRLEALGERQAIYDHPETPFVARFVGKSSKFQGTIGPDGKTVRLARHDFEFELPAGKDFRAGDAVEIFVKNERFDISKKVDGGTGIPSRVVDVVLRGPFLEYVLETDRGDTVIAVKPKRNDPLPNQERVLLSWNPADCHIFKAGS, from the coding sequence ATGAGCCAGAGCGGTTCCTATATCAGAATTGACAACGTCTCGCGTCGCTATGGTGCGGTGCGGGCGCTCGACAGCGTCAGCCTCGACATTGCCAAGGTGGAGTTCATCGCCATCCTCGGGCCGAGCGGATCGGGCAAGAGCACCTTGCTGCGCCTGATTTCTGGCCTCGACCGTCCCACCGAAGGCCGCATCCATTTCGAAGGCAAGGACGTCACGGAACTGCCGCCGCACAAGCGCGGTATCGGCATGGTGTTCCAGGAATTCCTGCTCTTCCCCCATCGAACCGTTCGCGAAAACCTCGCCTTTCCCCTCAGTATGCGCAAGGAGCCGCAGGCGGTCATCGACGAGCGGCTGGAATGGGTGGCTGGCGTGCTCTCGCTGACCACGCTGCTCGACCGCTACCCGAGCCAGCTCTCGGGCGGGCAGCAGCAGCGCGTGGCGCTGGGACGCGGTCTGGTGGCACGTCCGACATTGCTGCTCCTCGACGAGCCGCTCGCCAATCTCGACCGCGAACTGCGCCAGGAGATGGAGATCGAGATCCGCCGCTATCAGAAGCAGCTGGGCATTCCCTTCATCTATGTGACGCATAACCAGGAAGAGGCGCTCAGCATGAGCGACCGGATCGCGGTCATCAACAATGGCCGCCTCGAGGCGCTCGGGGAACGGCAAGCAATCTACGATCACCCGGAAACGCCCTTCGTCGCTCGCTTCGTCGGCAAGTCGAGCAAGTTCCAGGGCACAATAGGCCCTGACGGCAAAACGGTGAGACTTGCGCGCCACGACTTTGAGTTCGAACTGCCGGCAGGCAAGGATTTCAGGGCTGGCGATGCCGTCGAGATCTTCGTCAAGAACGAGCGCTTCGACATTTCGAAGAAAGTCGATGGCGGCACGGGTATTCCTAGCCGGGTCGTCGATGTCGTGCTGCGCGGTCCATTCCTCGAATATGTGCTTGAAACCGACAGGGGCGACACCGTGATCGCCGTCAAGCCGAAGCGCAACGATCCACTCCCGAACCAGGAGAGGGTTCTGCTTTCCTGGAATCCGGCCGACTGCCACATCTTCAAGGCGGGGAGCTGA